Within the Malus sylvestris chromosome 4, drMalSylv7.2, whole genome shotgun sequence genome, the region ACATGCTCTCTTTTTTAACACAGACAAGTATCTATTAAACTAGCTAGCTAGTGACACTACTAAAATTATGTCTTAATTGTAAAAGATAATCCCTCTTTCAAAGAATTATtttgttaataaaaaatgaagaaaagagtCATATTCAAAAATGACTCCAATCGAGCTATTTGTTCATATTTATGTCTTGGGTTAGCTTATGTGTTATACTCCGATTATGACTATGAAGGTATATACTCCGATTCTAGTAGTAGTGtcagaaaataaaaagtatacAAAATAGTCAACTGGCAAACCGCGTGCATGGCCCATAAGCTCATTTGGTAAGCATTGTTTAGAGTCGGTCTGGACATTTTTTGGGCTGAATAAACAagtatataagaaaaaaaaataagggaagAAGGCATAAACAAAACACTATAAAAAAATAgggaattttaataaaaaaacctctctgtattgttcattttaaagaaaaatcacattttaacgttaaaaaatcaatcatagtactattcactttaccctttattttgtccttatcgttaaaactcaaagttttcaaatcattttcattagttctCCTTAAAAAAATAAGAGAAGAAGGCATAAACAAAACACCCTAAAAACCATAACAAGCACCTATAGTAGTAGGCTTGGCCACCAAAGAGCAAGGCCTCAACTTAATCCAAAAGACACAAAGAGGAGCAACAAGCAAACATCAAAACTCATACGGAACCTAAAACAAACAGAACCCATCCTGAACAATTAAACTCGAGCAAAACAGGACACCATTAGCACAAATCGTAACCCTAAAACCCAGCCTCAAGCAAACGAGCGAAAGCAAAAACACAACCCACTGCATATgtaatgatagggattttaccacACGTGTAAAAGGGTTAAAAACAcctataatacttgcaagaatgacAAAGTTATTGTAGTTTAATGATTCTAGCAATGTCGTTTCTCGACAAGAATTATTAAATAACTCATAACAAACCAAATTCTAATTAATTATAAAGATTTTGGATGATTGATTTATGAcctattttaataataaaaaaaatttaattaaagagaGTAGTcaaatctgcaatattaaaaatgaggaaaaggaactagttttgtagaaaccaaattaagaaagcactagggatcCGTCGTCACCGTAACAATCATATATAGTTGTTTCAATTACTTATGACTTATACATGCATATTTCGaaagttaggttttcctaatatatgcctacttggacccccaaaatagagcgtatatcaaacatgcaatatGTCTGTGGTATTCAGATTAAATCTATATatgcatgactcattaagttttgtgaaacattttgaaaaatcatgcaacccttaagacgtggtattcataCTAAGTAAACAGAATAACACACCACAAAATATTACATATTTCTCCACTCTCTCTTTccgcacccctctctctctttgtcaGATAAATTGGCCACAACAGTTTTATCATCTTAAAACTCCGTCAGTAACTAATTTACCatctaatttaataaaatatatcatttggccaaaaaaaaagggtgtgatatccacacacccctttttacttcttacacactcttttaattttcagccgtcggatcggatgaattaaagaagatcaaaggacaaaaatcaacaaatgtgtgtaagaagtaaaaagaagtgtgtggaaagtactaaaaaaaaaaaaaagtttataatAAGCTGATTTATAAGGGGATAAATATCTCATACCCGTGGACACGTGGCCCAATCAGACACAGAGTCCGGGAACCAAAAGAAATTCCTACAACCCGTTGACTTGACCCGGTTCCCATCCCTACACCCACACAAgcgctctctctccctcttttgtGTTCAAAGCCGAGAGCCGAAACCCTCAGcctccctcttcctcttcctctctctctctctctctctctctctctctctctctctgcgttTGAGATCTAAAACCCTAGCCTCTCTCTTCCTGGtatgtaaattccaccgctttcCATACTTATTGTTagttccaatttttttattcttgctttcaattacaaatttggGGGCAGATTCGTTTGATTTAATTTCTCTGAGTTTAATTTTGCCAATTTTTGTGTggttaatttgtttaattttagatCTCAAGTATTTGATTAAATATGTTATTTGGATAATTGATTAGGGTTTACTGTATAAAGCCTGTAGTTTTCAAAAGAAAGGCCAAGAAGTATTGGGTATTTCAAGTTATATACTTGCGTTTGTGTGCTGGCATGGAGTTGTAGGATACATGTCCCAATATCTTAATTGggtttttgatttatttcagtATGTGTCTATCTGTATGAGTTACATCTTGAATCTGATTAGTTTATGGGATATGAAGGGGCTTCTCTCAGTTAGCAGATTGAGTATGGGGTGTGGCGAATTCAGGCTCGAAAGCTCGTACTTTGTTGTATTGTGTGTCGGGGGTCAGGGATTTTATTAGTATTCTTTGGATTATGCAATATTGGGGAAATTCATGTTAGTTTGTTGATAGATTGTTGAACAGTTTATATTGATTCCATTTGCTTCGCTTCCATGATTGATGCCCTTTTTTGCGAATTTCAGTTTAGAAGATGTCAGAAGAGCTGGAGTATCGATGCTTCATCGGTGGCCTTGCATGGTCAACATCTGATAGAAGTCTAAGAGAAGCATTTGAAAAGTTTGGAAAGCTCGTTGAAGCTAaggtaattttttattatatttttccttTAATGTTTGGAACTGTGGATACAGTTTAGATAGGATATATTTGATTTCAATCTAGCATTTGCTTGTAACTGTCTTCTTTCCGTTGATTATTGCATCGGGTTTTGATATCCTATAAATATGGAAAATATGATTTCGATTTGTTTTGATTGAAAAGTTAGATAGTAATTATTCATTCTTTATCCAATATCATATTGTTTGACATTCATTATACTCTTCAATGGAACTTCTGTGGTGACAATTATTTTCTCATATAGGTGGTTGTTGATAAATTTTCTGGACGCTCTCGTGGATTTGGGTTTGTGACTTTTGATGATAAAAAAGCAATGGAAGAGGCCATTGAGGAAATGAATGGATTGGATTTAGATGGACGAACTATCACTGTTGATAAAGCTCAGCCTCACCAAGGTGGTGGAGGTAGAGATTTTGATGGTGACCGTGGTGGTGACCGCGGTCGTGATCGTGACCGTGGTCGCGACTTTGGAGGTGGACGTGGacgtggaggtggaggtggaggagaCTGCTTCAAGTGTGGCAAGCCAGGGCATTTTGCCAGGGAGTGTCCAAGTGAAGGTTCAAGAGGAGGGGGTGGCAGGTATGGTGATAGGGATGATAAGtatggtggcggtggtggtggtagcGGTCGTTATGGACCTGATCGAAATGGAGACCGTTCATCTAGTGGGCGCAGCAGGGATTCTGGTAGTCGTGGAGGTTCTGGAAGTGATCGGTACAGTCGTGACCGCTCTGGCCCATATGAACGTCGGAGTACAGGTGGCTTCCGTTCTGGATAGAACAATTGCTTCCTATAGTGGTATGTAAAACACACTTGTTCAATGATTTTTATGCTTTTCACAGTTAGTATTGTAATGAAGGTAATTTTGTTGATGTGCTATTTGCAGCTTGGGAACCTGAGGAGCTGCTCAggtgactctctctctctgcactgCTTTGAAGTTTCCCCTCGCTGGATGTGTCCTCTGATGATTTCTGGGTGGATTAATTTAGTTGGACCAGTATTTTGAAGTGCGAATCTTGCATAGATATTCACCTGTTTTTTGTTGCTAAATGCTCGACCGAATGTTTGATCCGATGGAATTTTATGCTTGCTTGCAAATGATATTTCAATTTGGCCTTATACTCTATGAATCCATTGGGACTGGTGGTAGTCTGTGACTTTGATTCATCGGTGACTGCAAATGCTATGATTGCTGTCTGTCCCTGTTGACTGTTTTGCTTGGGGCACTTGAAATATTGGAAGGCCATTTGGTTCCTCTTGACTGTTTTGCATTGGCAATTGCGATCTGGGAAGGTCATTCGATGTTGGGTATGTCGGAGGATAGATTGTGAGGGGTCCGCTATTGGGAGTTTGCCTCTTGTTTCTTGGAAGTAGAAGTGGTCCTATAAGTAGAACGTCCTTTTGGCTGCCCTGTTTTCGGTATCTTTGCTAGTAAAATGGGAGTGAACCGGGTAATATTTTCTCTTGTAAGTTACTTTGACGCATGATATATTCTCGTTTGCCATTCCTGCTATAATAATGTTTTTAACCTTTTGGCAGGATCTGGTCTTTTTTGAACCATGATATGGGTTTCTGT harbors:
- the LOC126619069 gene encoding glycine-rich RNA-binding protein RZ1A-like is translated as MSEELEYRCFIGGLAWSTSDRSLREAFEKFGKLVEAKVVVDKFSGRSRGFGFVTFDDKKAMEEAIEEMNGLDLDGRTITVDKAQPHQGGGGRDFDGDRGGDRGRDRDRGRDFGGGRGRGGGGGGDCFKCGKPGHFARECPSEGSRGGGGRYGDRDDKYGGGGGGSGRYGPDRNGDRSSSGRSRDSGSRGGSGSDRYSRDRSGPYERRSTGGFRSG